A window of Candidatus Niyogibacteria bacterium contains these coding sequences:
- the rpsK gene encoding 30S ribosomal protein S11, producing the protein MGKKRIIKKSAGGVNRELKSRALSRAPKKKVSEGILRVCATYNNTLVSLTDIAGNVLVWSSAGALGFKGTRKSTPYAASKVSELIAEQAKMMGVRKVGIMVKGIGAGRESAIRSFALKGFDISYVKDVTPLPHNGPRPPKPRRV; encoded by the coding sequence ATGGGTAAAAAACGTATTATAAAAAAATCAGCGGGCGGCGTTAATCGCGAATTAAAATCAAGAGCTTTAAGCCGGGCGCCGAAAAAAAAGGTATCCGAAGGGATTTTGCGCGTTTGCGCCACTTATAATAACACGCTTGTTTCTCTCACGGATATTGCCGGAAATGTTTTGGTTTGGTCTTCAGCCGGAGCATTGGGATTTAAAGGAACGAGGAAAAGCACTCCTTATGCCGCTTCCAAAGTTTCAGAATTAATCGCGGAACAAGCTAAAATGATGGGGGTGCGAAAGGTTGGAATTATGGTAAAAGGAATCGGCGCCGGAAGAGAGTCGGCGATAAGATCTTTTGCCCTTAAAGGATTTGATATTTCTTACGTGAAAGATGTCACTCCTTTGCCTCATAACGGCCCTCGTCCGCCAAAACCGAGAAGAGTATAA
- the infA gene encoding translation initiation factor IF-1, whose protein sequence is MAKEQQNKNIKVGTVVEALPNAVFKVEIDNKINNGKVMAHLSGKMRMNHIKVLVGDTVKIELGLYDETKGRIIQRL, encoded by the coding sequence ATGGCCAAAGAACAGCAAAATAAAAACATAAAAGTTGGGACAGTAGTGGAAGCTCTTCCTAATGCCGTATTTAAGGTTGAAATTGACAATAAAATTAATAATGGAAAAGTAATGGCTCATTTATCAGGAAAAATGAGGATGAATCATATCAAAGTGCTGGTAGGCGATACGGTTAAGATTGAGCTCGGCCTTTATGATGAAACTAAAGGAAGGATTATTCAGCGATTATGA
- the rpmJ gene encoding 50S ribosomal protein L36 — protein MKVQASVKKICKNCKTIRRKGRVCVICKNPKHKQRQG, from the coding sequence ATGAAAGTTCAAGCATCGGTTAAAAAAATTTGTAAAAATTGTAAAACAATTCGTCGAAAAGGGCGAGTTTGTGTTATTTGCAAGAATCCTAAACATAAACAAAGACAAGGATAA
- a CDS encoding alanine--tRNA ligase, with translation MNHQEIRKKFLDFFSARGSAAGGNHKIIASSSLISDDPSVLLTTAGMQQFKPYYLGEKSALEDFGSKNAVSIQKCFRTSDIDEVGDESHLTFFEMMGNFSFGGYWKKEAIQYGYDFITKEIGLSIEYVTVFDPEKVPAGDWRKNGVPFDKESYEIWKNIGLPEEKIVREGIDVFWGPTGNEGPCGPTTEIFIKNADGKAVEIWNIVFNEFYCDKGKKLTRVKIPGVDTGMGLERLAMILQGVKNIFETDLFAPIVEKLPAGINERIKRIFTDHIRAIAFLISDGVQPSNKEAGYVLRRLMRRLMVYGEKWALEPLFMAVIGHYQFIYPELSFKTIAEIYHTERNKFLKTLSQGLRELDRLQAVDAQSAFKLYESFGLPYEIIKERGEVRAMVLTREAFDAEFKKHQDISRAGAAKKFKGGLAETGAMEIKYHTATHLLNQALRQILGEQITQKGSNITSERLRFDFSHSQKLTEEEKQKVEEIVNQKIKEALPVSFEEMSVKEAKKIGALGEFEHKYGDKVKVYKIGDFSKEICGGPHVGNTQELGHFKIKKEEAVAAGVRRIKAVLE, from the coding sequence ATGAATCATCAGGAAATCCGTAAAAAATTTTTGGATTTTTTTTCCGCCCGCGGATCGGCCGCGGGCGGAAATCATAAAATTATCGCTTCTTCTTCGCTTATTTCCGATGATCCTTCGGTGCTTTTAACCACCGCGGGAATGCAGCAATTTAAGCCGTATTACCTCGGCGAAAAGAGCGCTTTGGAAGATTTTGGTTCAAAAAATGCCGTTTCAATCCAGAAATGTTTTCGCACTTCCGACATTGACGAAGTGGGGGATGAATCGCATCTGACTTTTTTTGAAATGATGGGTAATTTTTCTTTCGGCGGCTATTGGAAAAAAGAAGCTATCCAATATGGCTATGATTTTATAACGAAAGAAATAGGTTTGAGTATTGAGTATGTGACGGTCTTTGATCCGGAAAAAGTGCCGGCCGGCGATTGGCGAAAAAATGGCGTGCCTTTTGACAAAGAATCTTATGAAATTTGGAAAAATATCGGCCTGCCGGAAGAAAAAATTGTTCGCGAGGGAATTGATGTTTTTTGGGGGCCGACCGGCAATGAGGGGCCATGCGGACCGACCACGGAGATTTTTATAAAAAATGCCGATGGGAAGGCGGTTGAAATTTGGAACATAGTTTTTAATGAATTTTATTGCGATAAAGGTAAAAAACTGACCCGGGTAAAAATTCCCGGCGTGGATACCGGAATGGGGCTGGAACGGTTAGCGATGATTTTACAAGGCGTAAAAAATATTTTTGAAACTGATCTTTTTGCGCCGATTGTTGAAAAATTGCCGGCAGGAATAAACGAACGAATAAAAAGAATTTTTACTGATCATATACGTGCTATTGCATTTTTAATTTCTGACGGCGTACAACCATCAAATAAAGAAGCCGGATATGTGCTGCGTCGTCTTATGCGGCGACTTATGGTGTACGGGGAAAAATGGGCGCTTGAACCATTATTTATGGCTGTAATAGGGCATTATCAATTTATATATCCGGAGCTTTCTTTTAAAACGATTGCTGAAATTTACCATACGGAACGAAATAAATTCTTAAAGACGCTTTCTCAAGGACTTCGCGAACTTGATCGATTACAGGCGGTTGATGCTCAATCTGCCTTTAAACTTTATGAAAGTTTTGGATTACCGTATGAGATTATTAAAGAAAGGGGCGAGGTAAGGGCGATGGTGTTGACTCGTGAAGCATTTGATGCGGAATTCAAAAAACATCAGGATATTTCGCGCGCGGGCGCGGCAAAAAAATTCAAAGGCGGATTGGCGGAAACCGGCGCGATGGAAATAAAATATCATACGGCCACCCATCTTTTAAATCAGGCGCTTCGCCAAATTTTGGGAGAGCAGATAACGCAGAAAGGAAGCAATATTACGTCCGAGCGCCTGCGTTTTGATTTTTCCCATTCTCAAAAACTGACGGAAGAGGAAAAACAAAAAGTGGAAGAGATTGTCAATCAAAAAATAAAAGAAGCTCTGCCCGTGTCTTTTGAAGAAATGAGCGTGAAGGAAGCGAAAAAAATCGGCGCGTTGGGAGAATTTGAACATAAATACGGCGATAAAGTCAAAGTTTATAAGATCGGCGATTTCAGCAAAGAAATTTGCGGCGGGCCTCACGTTGGCAACACTCAAGAGCTCGGACATTTTAAAATTAAAAAAGAAGAAGCGGTGGCGGCGGGTGTGCGCCGGATAAAAGCCGTGTTAGAATAG
- the rpsM gene encoding 30S ribosomal protein S13, translating into MRIAGTEIPEKKKLKIALTYIYGIGRNKADQILNKSGISSEKKAAELSSAEIGKLRKIVEEDPFVDGNLTRIVSTNIKRLRDIGCYRGIRHQKGLPVKGQRTKTNARTRRGARKTMGSGRRKVEKK; encoded by the coding sequence ATGAGAATTGCCGGAACAGAAATTCCCGAAAAAAAGAAATTAAAAATAGCTTTAACCTATATTTACGGCATAGGGCGTAATAAAGCTGATCAAATTTTAAACAAATCCGGCATTTCTTCTGAAAAGAAGGCCGCGGAATTGTCTTCGGCCGAGATTGGCAAATTGAGAAAAATCGTTGAAGAGGATCCTTTTGTTGACGGAAATTTAACCAGAATAGTGTCCACGAATATTAAACGTTTACGCGACATTGGTTGTTACAGGGGAATCAGGCATCAAAAAGGCTTGCCGGTAAAGGGCCAGCGCACTAAAACTAATGCCCGGACGCGGCGCGGCGCCAGAAAAACGATGGGCAGCGGCCGAAGAAAAGTTGAAAAGAAATAA